The proteins below come from a single Haemorhous mexicanus isolate bHaeMex1 chromosome 18, bHaeMex1.pri, whole genome shotgun sequence genomic window:
- the GDAP1L1 gene encoding ganglioside-induced differentiation-associated protein 1-like 1 isoform X1, whose amino-acid sequence MATPNNVTPTNCSWWPISALENNAGKSTEGEENHDPTDPALKSQDRLVLYHWTQSFSSQKVRLVIAEKGLPCEERDVSMPLMEHKEPWFMRLNLGEEVPVIIHRDNIISDYNQIIDYMEKNFTGENVPQLIPEPGSALHSRVLQYRELLDSLPMDAYTHGCILHPELTTDSMIPKYATTEIRRHLANATTDLMKLDHEEEPQLSEPYLSKQKKLMAKILEHDNVNYLKKILGELGMVLDQIEAELEKRKLEYQGQKCELWLCGCVFTLADVLLGATLHRLKFLGLSKKYWEDGSRPNLQSFFDRIQKRFAFRKVLGDIHTTLLSAVVPNAFRLVKRKPPSFLGASFLMGSLGGMGYFAYWYLKKKYI is encoded by the exons ATGGCGACTCCCAATAATGTTACTCCCACCAACTGCAGCTGGTGGCCCATCTCGGCGCTGGAGAACAACGCGGGGAAATCCACGGAAGGGGAGGAAAATCACGACCCGACAGACCCCGCTCTCAAATCCCAGGACAGATTGGTTTTGTACCACTGGACGCAGTCTTTCAGCTCACAAAAG GTGCGGCTGGTGATCGCAGAGAAGGGGCTGCCCTGCGAGGAGAGGGATGTCAGCATGCCCCTGATGGAGCACAAGGAGCCCTGGTTCATGCGGCTCAACCTGGGCGAGGAGGTGCCCGTCATCATCCACAGGGACAACATCATCAGCGACTACAACCAGATCATCGACTACATGGAGAAGAACTTCACGGGAG AGAACGTGCCGCAGCTGATCCCCGAGCCGGGCAGCGCGCTGCACTCGCGGGTGCTGCAGTACCGGGAGCTGCTGGACTCGCTGCCCATGGACGCCTACACGCACGGCTGCATCCTGCACCCCGAGCTCACCACCGACTCCATGATCCCAAAGTACGCCACCACTGAGATCCGCA GACATTTAGCCAATGCCACCACGGATCTGATGAAGCTGGACCACGAAGAGGAGCCACAGCTCTCTGAGCCTTACCTCTCCAAGCAGAAGAAGCTCATG GCCAAGATCCTGGAGCACGATAATGTGAACTACTTGAAGAAAATCCTTGGAGAACTTGGGATGGTGCTAGACCAGATTGAGGctgagctggagaaaaggaaattggAGTACCAAG GGCAGAAGTGTGAGCTTTGGCTCTGCGGATGCGTCTTTACTTTGGCCGATGTCTTGTTAGGAGCCACCCTGCACCGCCTCAAGTTTCTGGGACTCTCTAAGAAATACTGGGAGGATGGCAGCAGACCTAACCTACAGTCCTTCTTTGACAGGATACAGAAACGCTTTGCCTTCAGGAAAGTTTTGGGAGACATCCACACCACGCTCCTCTCTGCAGTGGTACCCAATGCCTTCAGGCTGGTCAAGCGGAAACCTCCCTCCTTCCTTGGAGCCTCCTTCCTGATGGGATCTCTGGGGGGAATGGGATATTTTGCTTATTGgtacttaaagaaaaaatacatctaG
- the GDAP1L1 gene encoding ganglioside-induced differentiation-associated protein 1-like 1 isoform X2: MATPNNVTPTNCSWWPISALENNAGKSTEGEENHDPTDPALKSQDRLVLYHWTQSFSSQKVRLVIAEKGLPCEERDVSMPLMEHKEPWFMRLNLGEEVPVIIHRDNIISDYNQIIDYMEKNFTGENVPQLIPEPGSALHSRVLQYRELLDSLPMDAYTHGCILHPELTTDSMIPKYATTEIRRHLANATTDLMKLDHEEEPQLSEPYLSKQKKLMAKILEHDNVNYLKKILGELGMVLDQIEAELEKRKLEYQGYRNALPSGKFWETSTPRSSLQWYPMPSGWSSGNLPPSLEPPS, encoded by the exons ATGGCGACTCCCAATAATGTTACTCCCACCAACTGCAGCTGGTGGCCCATCTCGGCGCTGGAGAACAACGCGGGGAAATCCACGGAAGGGGAGGAAAATCACGACCCGACAGACCCCGCTCTCAAATCCCAGGACAGATTGGTTTTGTACCACTGGACGCAGTCTTTCAGCTCACAAAAG GTGCGGCTGGTGATCGCAGAGAAGGGGCTGCCCTGCGAGGAGAGGGATGTCAGCATGCCCCTGATGGAGCACAAGGAGCCCTGGTTCATGCGGCTCAACCTGGGCGAGGAGGTGCCCGTCATCATCCACAGGGACAACATCATCAGCGACTACAACCAGATCATCGACTACATGGAGAAGAACTTCACGGGAG AGAACGTGCCGCAGCTGATCCCCGAGCCGGGCAGCGCGCTGCACTCGCGGGTGCTGCAGTACCGGGAGCTGCTGGACTCGCTGCCCATGGACGCCTACACGCACGGCTGCATCCTGCACCCCGAGCTCACCACCGACTCCATGATCCCAAAGTACGCCACCACTGAGATCCGCA GACATTTAGCCAATGCCACCACGGATCTGATGAAGCTGGACCACGAAGAGGAGCCACAGCTCTCTGAGCCTTACCTCTCCAAGCAGAAGAAGCTCATG GCCAAGATCCTGGAGCACGATAATGTGAACTACTTGAAGAAAATCCTTGGAGAACTTGGGATGGTGCTAGACCAGATTGAGGctgagctggagaaaaggaaattggAGTACCAAG GATACAGAAACGCTTTGCCTTCAGGAAAGTTTTGGGAGACATCCACACCACGCTCCTCTCTGCAGTGGTACCCAATGCCTTCAGGCTGGTCAAGCGGAAACCTCCCTCCTTCCTTGGAGCCTCCTTCCTGA
- the LOC132335616 gene encoding oxidative stress-responsive serine-rich protein 1-like, translating into MDLEAKDEEEESLQTAFKKLRVDAAGCIAALSVGDGTILRTMTRAAMDGAKQQPVSSKEAWHGCVRKASRGAARVPRRRRSKSPVLHPPKFTYCNMKANSQLKHKPQADTLKGVISSDVFVPAEHGTKDGQDSHLEASNDRTEPLEAFTAEEPLQQLGENCPALSSSFENSLQTSDFQSLSMLSNGRQCPCTDRKCQCKQWRTMEVYSFSGLRSVLSECEKAVLGVHAHSLQNRSPSGTASASSPRSCSEQARAFVDDVTIEDLSGYMEYYLYIPKKMSHMAEMMYT; encoded by the exons ATGGACTTGGAAGCTAAagatgaagaggaggagagTCTACAAACAGCATTCAAAAAGCTGAGAGTGGATGCAGCAGG ATGTATTGCAGCTCTGTCTGTGGGCGACGGGACCATTCTCAGAACAATGACAAGAGCAGCCATGGATGGAGCCAAGCAGCAGCCTGTCAGCTCCAAGGAAGCGTGGCATGG GTGTGTGAGAAAGGCTTCCCGAGGAGCGGCAAGGGTCCCGCGGCGCCGGCGCTCCAAGTCTCCAGTCCTGCACCCTCCCAAGTTCACCTATTGCAACATGAAAGCCAACAGCCAGCTGAAACACAAACCCCAGGCAGACACTTTGAAGGGTGTCATCAGCTCAGATGTTTTTGTCCCAGCAGAACATGGTACGAAGGACGGGCAGGATTCTCACCTTGAGGCCAGTAACGACAGAACTGAACCGTTGGAAGCTTTCACCGCCGAAGAGCctttgcagcagctgggggagaaTTGCCCTGCTCTCTCCTCATCCTTTGAGAACAGCTTGCAAACCTCAGATTTCCAGTCCTTATCCATGCTCAGCAACGGCAGGCAGTGCCCTTGTACGGACAGGAAGTGCCAGTGCAAGCAGTGGCGCACCATGGAGGTGTACTCCTTCTCCGGCCTGCGGAGCGTCCTGTCCGAGTGTGAGAAGGCTGTCCTGGGAGTCCATGCCCACTCCCTCCAGAACAGATCTCCCTCGGGGACAGCCTCAGCAAGCTCTCccaggtcttgttctgagcaaGCTCGAGCCTTTGTGGATGATGTGACTATTGAAGATCTTTCGGGATACATGGAGTACTACTTGTATATTCCCAAGAAAATGTCTCACATGGCGGAGATGATGTATACTTGA
- the LOC132335615 gene encoding oxidative stress-responsive serine-rich protein 1-like isoform X1, whose product MMKSEAKDGEEESLQTAFKKLRVDTAGCTTSLSVGDGTSPRAVVRTVADEAKPKNVCASKETWHGSVKKPSRGVVRTQRRRRSKSPILHPPKFIHCSTKPHSTCSQLVQKSQADAQEDSSGFGVPVPKEACAHEHCSVTPDGRHKGADEPLGVSVARLTSENTQEDSPAAASPASKTSLKTTELSDFQSVCKLTTSEPCACADKACQCKLWQDMEVYKFSGLQNTLPLAPDRTVCEDHSQPLPSRTPSSSPRSCSEQARAFVDDVTIEDLSGYMEYYLYIPKKMSHMAEMMYT is encoded by the exons ATGATGAAATCAGAAGCCAAGGATGGAGAAGAGGAAAGCCTGCAGACAGCATTCAAAAAGCTGAGGGTTGACACAGCTGG ATGTACCACTTCTCTCTCTGTGGGTGATGGGACAAGTCCCAGAGCAGTAGTTAGAACAGTAGCAGATGAAGCCAAACCTAAGAATGTGTGTGCTTCTAAGGAAACCTGGCATGG GTCTGTGAAGAAGCCCTCGAGAGGAGTTGTGAGAACCCAGCGTCGCAGGCGTTCCAAGTCTCCAATTCTTCATCCTCCAAAGTTTATCCATTGCAGCACAAAACCACATTCCACATGCAGCCAGCTGGTGCAGAAGAGCCAGGCTGATGCCCAGGAGGACagcagtgggtttggggtgccagTCCCAAAGGAAGCTTGTGCACATGAACACTGCAGCGTCACTCCAGACGGTCGCCACAAGGGAGCTGATGAGCCTTTGGGAGTTTCTGTTGCACGGTTGACATCAGAGAACACACAGGAGgactctccagctgcagcttctccagcatCCAAAACAAGCCTAAAGACTACAGAGCTTTCTGACTTCCAGTCTGTGTGCAAGCTGACCACGAGTGAGCCGTGTGCATGTGCAGATAAAGCCTGTCAGTGCAAACTGTGGCAAGATATGGAAGTGTACAAATTCTCTGGCTTGCAGAACACCCTCCCGCTGGCCCCTGATAGAACGGTTTGTGAGGATCACTCCCAGCCTTTGCCTTCAAGAACTCCCTCAAGTTCTCCACGCTCTTGCTCTGAGCAAGCCAGGGCCTTTGTGGATGATGTGACAATTGAAGATCTTTCAGGGTACATGGAGTATTACTTGTATATTCCAAAGAAAATGTCTCACATGGCAGAAATGATGTACACCTGA
- the LOC132335615 gene encoding oxidative stress-responsive serine-rich protein 1-like isoform X2: protein MMKSEAKDGEEESLQTAFKKLRVDTAGSVKKPSRGVVRTQRRRRSKSPILHPPKFIHCSTKPHSTCSQLVQKSQADAQEDSSGFGVPVPKEACAHEHCSVTPDGRHKGADEPLGVSVARLTSENTQEDSPAAASPASKTSLKTTELSDFQSVCKLTTSEPCACADKACQCKLWQDMEVYKFSGLQNTLPLAPDRTVCEDHSQPLPSRTPSSSPRSCSEQARAFVDDVTIEDLSGYMEYYLYIPKKMSHMAEMMYT, encoded by the exons ATGATGAAATCAGAAGCCAAGGATGGAGAAGAGGAAAGCCTGCAGACAGCATTCAAAAAGCTGAGGGTTGACACAGCTGG GTCTGTGAAGAAGCCCTCGAGAGGAGTTGTGAGAACCCAGCGTCGCAGGCGTTCCAAGTCTCCAATTCTTCATCCTCCAAAGTTTATCCATTGCAGCACAAAACCACATTCCACATGCAGCCAGCTGGTGCAGAAGAGCCAGGCTGATGCCCAGGAGGACagcagtgggtttggggtgccagTCCCAAAGGAAGCTTGTGCACATGAACACTGCAGCGTCACTCCAGACGGTCGCCACAAGGGAGCTGATGAGCCTTTGGGAGTTTCTGTTGCACGGTTGACATCAGAGAACACACAGGAGgactctccagctgcagcttctccagcatCCAAAACAAGCCTAAAGACTACAGAGCTTTCTGACTTCCAGTCTGTGTGCAAGCTGACCACGAGTGAGCCGTGTGCATGTGCAGATAAAGCCTGTCAGTGCAAACTGTGGCAAGATATGGAAGTGTACAAATTCTCTGGCTTGCAGAACACCCTCCCGCTGGCCCCTGATAGAACGGTTTGTGAGGATCACTCCCAGCCTTTGCCTTCAAGAACTCCCTCAAGTTCTCCACGCTCTTGCTCTGAGCAAGCCAGGGCCTTTGTGGATGATGTGACAATTGAAGATCTTTCAGGGTACATGGAGTATTACTTGTATATTCCAAAGAAAATGTCTCACATGGCAGAAATGATGTACACCTGA